The region AGAGCAGAAGCTTTTTGAGAAGCTACTAAGTGACAAGTACCACTGGGAAAATGTTTGATTAGTTTCCAAAGCAAGGTACAATATCTAGTGTATAGTTGGTGCTCAGCTGCCTTTGAAGAAATTAATGGAGAGGCTTTTTTTCACATGAAAAACCAAGTACCGGTGCCTCCTACGGTTGATCTTGCTCTTGGAGCCACTCAGAGCAGCTGATCTTCTTGCTTTTGGGAGTGAAATCTCAGCagcgtgcatgtgtgctgagttgtgtccaactcgttgggacccctggactggagcccacaaggctcctctgtccatgggatttcccagcaagaatactagagtgggttgccatctcctcctccaggggatcctctcgacttagagatcgaacccatgtctcctgctgctcctacattggcaggtggattttctttaccactgagcaacttgggaagcccctgagaTCTTAGCAGATCCCTCAGACAAAATCCTTGTTTCCCTCTAAACTCCTGCTCTTTCTGCTTTACCAATTGTACTCACACCTGGTTACATATAAGGATCACCTGGAGTATTTAAACACAGATGCCTGAGCCCATCTCAGGCTGATTAAATCAAAATCTCCAAGAGCTGACAcacaaaatctttatttttttaagttgattctACCATCAGCCTGGATTGAGAACTTCTGTGCTACACTGTTGCTTTTGTTTGAGATAACTAAATGGGCTTTTAAATGTGTCAGTTGTAAATGATTACACTTGTAGTATAAATGCATATTATTGCCACATTGTAATTATACCCGGGATGGTTTCCACTCTTTCTCTCTGTTGGATCTCTTTTAAAGACTGCAAGTCTTTTACTTCTTTATAAACAAAACTGGGAAAACCAAGAAAAACATTTGCCAACTGAAGAGAAGTAAAGTTGTGAAATTCTGGGGGTGGTGTTGCTTTAGTATAGCAAATGGAGCTGCTCATAAATCACCCCTGTTTAAGGGCTGGGTCTGATGAATTTTAGGGTGACTATTCTTTATTTCATTCACTgagttttttgttcttgttttttttttaatctgcaccTGTGTTTAGTCTGCATTTTAAAGCAATTGACACCTTATAAATTCCATCAAATGCATACTTTTTATAAGAAATGTGGTCTAAAGAACAATTTATTTCTAGGGGGAAACCTTAGAACTGGgtctgaagtaaaaaaaaaaaaaaaaaaaaaagtgttcatatCAGCATGTTGGGAAAGGCATAGCTGAATCAGACACTGATCAAGACACTCCAAGGGGTCTGGAACCCAAAATGTTTAATCACCACTGCTTTTAATCTAGATAACTTTTCTGCACAAGACTCAAGGTCATATATGAGCTGGCCTGTCTGTCCATCTGATGCTATCTGCTGCaactctctcctcccttccctgctcCTTTATGGACCGGCAGTACAGACTTGCTTGTAGCATCCAAATTGCCATGCTTTCTCATTATGCTGTCTCTTTGTGTGGTCTGTTCTCCTAGCCTGGAGTGACAACTCTTGCCTCTATCTGCCTCGTGTCTTTGAAATATCACTTATGGAGTTCTTCCTCTTAGATTCTACCATAGAcagcctctcctccctccacccccactgtGCCTTCTAGTACTCACTGTCTTCTGCTGCAATTGTGAGCTTACATGACTGTCTGCCCATCTGGACCACAGGCTCCTTGAGGATTGTGGCCGTCTTACCGTTCATCATGTGTGGAATGCACAAATGAAGGAGTCTATCAGTCGTAGGACAAGTGTGTGGCCTTTTCCCTTGCAGGTGCTCTTGATCAAACCACAGAGTGGATAAAAGAATCTGTCCATGAAgagttactttctctttctgaggctACTTTAACGCCTGGAGCTGAAAACAACTCCAAGCCAAGCCTGAGTCCTACATTGGTGCTAAATAATAGTTACTTGAAACTGTTACAGTGGGATTATCAGAAAAAAGAATTACCAGAGGTGAGTGATTTTTCCCCTTTGGCTTCCCTCAAGTTTTCAATATTCTAATTCTTAAGTTCAAACAGTGTCTATCTGTGTTGCATGTGGTTTAATAACCTTAACTGGAATCGGATGAAAAATGGGGGTTTGGATGTAACACTCCTGATTTTACATGTTCATGGTACTGAGCTTCCCTTTCTACTTTTATATCTTAAATAAATATGCTAGACACTCATGACAGATGGAGCACGTCTTCAGGAACTGACAGAAAAGCTGAATCAACTGAAAATGATTGCCTGCCTGACCCTTATCACCAACAACATGGTGGGTGCTCTTACAGAAGGTCTACCTGAGCTTGCAGTCAGACTAAAAAGGATTTCAGCTGTTCTACTTGAAGGCATGAACAAAGAGTGAGTTCCGGCGTTTTTATCTGCTCTCCCTTGTATTCCAGCTCTGCATGTGTTTCAGAGAACATGAATAACCCTGGAAAATCTGGATGTGGTATTCAGGACCGTGCTTTAGAGAAGCTTAGCTCATGCCTTCTTTTCCTAGAGTTTCTTTTCATATCTCTGAAGGCTTAGATGTCCCTCATTGGTAGGGAGAGGTCTTTTCCATAACAGGTGCCAGGGTGAGTGTAGTGTTTCCACTTAGGACGGATGTGTGTACAAGCTCTCCTTTGACAGTGttgtggaaaaaacaaacaataccTAGAAATTCGTCATGTTCAGTGTCTGTCAGGGAGGCTTTCTGATTCAGTTGTTCTGACTCCATTTTTCTGCAACAAAATGTTTACCAGCTTCACAGATCCAGCTTCTGTGAAGTCTACAGAAGTAGTGACATCTCTGTCCTTCAGAGATGTTTTACAAGTCAGTGAAAGTTTTGTCTTTGCCAAATTCATTTCTCAGTATCAACCCATCATTGAATACTAGAATCCCATTTCAATTTTGCATTATTGCAAATTGCAATTTCTAATCCTGGCCAATGACCGGGTGTTTCCATGGGTCTCCTATGTGTCAGCTCCTCTTGCTGACCGTCCTCTCAGGTGTTTTCAGGGACTTTACACCTAATACATCCAACATCCCATCCTCCTGCTTGTTATTCAGAGAGCACATGGATGACTTGATAAAATCCTAGAATCTTAAAAGCCAAACTAGCCCAAGTGGTTCCGGCAATCCAGAGTTCTCATTTTGACCTAAAGCTCAGAGAGAATAGGATTTGCCTTGGGCTGTACACCAAGAAAAGGTCAAGCCAAGGCCCGAGCCAAGCCTGTCAAGTCCCTGCCCTTTCTACTGATCCTGcgctaacctgccaggctcttttctttcacattccaggacCGAAGACCTGTAAGGAAAAGAAACCTGCTCTGGTTTTGCAGAACCCTGCTTTTAGCATTTCCCCACCCTGGGTAACCACTATTTCCCAGGAATTCTAGTTTATTAAGCCTTTCGTGAGTCCCCAAATACTGcttagtgttagctgctcagttgtgttcaactctttgtaaccccatggactgtaggccaacaggctcctctgtcgattgaattctccaggcaagatgactggagtaggttgccattttctactccagaagatcttcctaaccagggactgaacccgcatctctgcaTTTCTTgtattggcaagcaaattctttaccgctgagccacctgggaagccctccagttCTGCCTAAGTATTCATATGAAGCACATAGCAAAATGGTTACTAAAAGGACAGGCTTTTGGGTTAAACAAACCAGAGTTTAAATCCTAGCTGTGCTACTGACTTGTAATGTACCACTGAATAAGATCCTGAGTCACTCGAAGTCTCATGGCCTCACTTGTAAGAAGGGACATAAACATACCTACCTTAGAGTTATGGCAACTTAAgatgacatttgaaaagaccctgatgctgggaaagattgagggcaggaggagaaggggacgacagaggatgagacggttggatggcatcaccgactcaatggacatgagtttgggtagactccgggagttggtgatggacagggaggcctggcgtgctacagttcgtggggtcgcaaagagtcagacacaactgagcaactgaactgaactgaagatgactCGTGTAGGATTTAGTGCAGGTGTGTGGCACATGGTAAGTGCttgatagatgttagctcttaaATAACTAATTAGTTGTTAAGTCATCTTCTTTATAGTTGTTCTGCCTATctgattattttgttgttttgtctaATTCCCTCACCACCATCCCTCCTTCTCTTATCCTTTAATTCCCATTTTGCACAAGGTTGTGTTAAAGATCCTTTCTGAATAGCGAGATGCAGTTTTCAATATCATTCACAATAGTGTGGACACAGCAAATGCTGCTTCCTGTTACACCTTTTTCCTTACCTATTAAATAACCACCACTAACTACTTTTTACATCTTTCTGGACTGTATATATTTGGGATTACTGATCAACTACTTGAAAGTAACAGTTGGGAAAGGGTCTCTTATCTTTCATCCTGATAGGTCAAGAGTTTTAGGTAATTTGTCTTTATGGTGTTGGCCTCTGATTATTTCTTGTTTTTGGTTGGTGTTAGAGGTTTCCTGCTCAGGCATGGATAAACAATTGATTCTATCTTATTTTCTaagtacattaaaaacaaaatctatgaCTAAATCCACTCAAGCCAGAGggtttattttacaaattaaacaaacattttttatctctttctgaTAGCCCTGCCTGAAAATGGGGTTGCAGATTTATTTTTAGGGATCACATTTTTCTGTCTGTGCTTTTCATATTTCCTACAGAATTGAGTGATTTTAAGCATTTAAAAGTCTGATGCATGTAAAGCTTGGTGGTTGGGAGGAGTTTCCTATTTTCTAAGCTCATTCTAATAGAGGTAATTTTTGTCTATATAAGAGAAAATTGGTAGACATTTGAAATAAGCTGGTATatatttcaaacaaaacaaaaacctgctGTATAAAAGCTGTCCCTGGTGGAATTATTGTTTCATATTTTGTAGGACCTTTAACTTGAAGGAAGTCCTGAATTCTATCGGCATTCAGACTTGTGTTGAGGTTAACAAGACCCTAATGGAGAGAGGTTTACCAGCTTTAAATGCTGAGGTTCAAGCTAACCTTGTAGGTCAATTCTCAAGCATCGAAGAAGAGGACAACCCTATCTGGTCTTTAATTGGTGAGCCCGTATACTTTTATTGGTTTCTGCCTCAATGCCAATATGCTTTACCATGCTGGCTTTGGCTAATGTTAAATATCAGTCAAATTTTAGTCTTAAACAGATTACCTGCTTCTCTTGgtgaaaaaatattgaaaacatgaagaaagcattcatattttcaaatgtttgggACTCACTGCtgcctatgtgtgtatatatagtggAGTGGGGATATTTCAGGGTCTTCTACCTTACTACCCAGCTGATAGggttttatgaagaaaataacaTCATGCTGCCATCATTTAAAATTCCTAGATCAATACAGCAATCCAAACCAGATGGTGGTATGTTCACAGAAAGTAGACACATGCTCTGATGGAAGCTAAGCTGTGTGAGCTGAGGCCCCTTGCTTGGTCAGGCTTAGAAAGACTGAAAGTTAAAAGGGCCATAGAACTGAGAGGCAtagtggtgttttgttttgttttttttctgcttgATTGCTAAGAAAATGAATATCTCAGGATCAAATTGTTTTGGTGAGTTGGGGAAATGGAGAATGTATCAGGATGTTTTTCTGTTACCTGTGACAGATAATTTAAAACTCtacagtggcttcccaggtggctcagtggtaaagaatccacctgccaagcaggagacctgggtttgatccctggttctgggagatttgctggagaagcaaatggctatccactccagtattcttgcatgggaattcccatggacagaggctcctgatgggctacagtccacggggtcgcaaagagtcagacttgacttagtgactaaacaacaacaaaatggctTAAGCAGGAAGGGACTGTATTTGCTCATATCACAGAAAAGAGCAGTTGGGGGGGATTGGCTGCCGGTACAGTTAATCAGAGTTCAGATGATGTCTTGGCACtgtttcccactgtttccccctcaGCACTGCCTTCCTCTGGGATGGCTGTCTCTAAAATAGTCTTTTCCCAACATAGCAAGATGACTTCCACTCCAGCCTGCATCTTTCCATATTTaaatcaagcaaaaaaaaagtcagtttcccTCCCCTCTTAGCTCAAACTATAACCCCAGAATTGAATCCCATTAGCTCCAGTTGGTGGTCACATCCCATTTTTGGTGGCCAGAGTGGAAGAAACTTAAGGTGAGTCAGCATTATCTGAACACCTGATCTGAAACTAGGGAGGCAattgttcccccccccccaacagaATCAGGGTGCTGTGGCCATAAAAAGGGGATGAGGGTGATGTGGGGAACAAAGCAAGTGTCAGCTGTAGTGGGAGAGAAACAGATGGAGGAAAGAGTGTGGAGTTTGAATATCTAAACATTCCAGGAGGAATCTGCACGTTTTCAAAGCTGACATCCCTAGGAACACACACCCTGGTTATTGTTTAGCTGAGATTCTTAAAGGGTGTCTTTCAGCCTTATCCCTGGGGACATGGGATGCTGGCGATCTAAGCCACCCAGGCCACTTAAGAACTCTGGTGTGCAGCACGTGGGCTTTGAGGGCTGGCAGTGAGGACGGTAACAGACAGCATAACCTCAGCTGCCCGTGGTCGAGCCCTGCCCTGCATGACCTTCACTGCTGACAAGCATGTCACAGCTTGTCATCTCTGGCTGTGCAGCCAGCACGTGGGCCATGGTGCTTCtcggaggaggaggggcaggctgTCAGCCGTCTCTGCCTCGTACCAGGAGGTCTCACGAGGAGGATGGGATGCATCTTTGCTCATCATGATTTCCCCAGACCATGGAGGGGAGGCCCAGAGATGACCTTTAATAGGTATCTGAGGTGTCAACCAcagattggcacttgccatctacctctctAAGGGTTAAATCACGTGCTGTTGCAGCTGCTGACCtccaacaccccctgaaaggagttcaggataGAGAATAGAAAAGAGGGCACTCCATGCTCAGGGGAAAACTGGCAGGATAGGTCTTCAGGTAGTTAGATATTCtccagagctgattttatgagcccaattcatGTATCTCATATCTggaaaaacactaaaatccttcatactGATGACTGtttctcatgactagcagaagcttcacgagactagcagaaacctttcataaaaatgtatttttgattaCATGcattcccccttcaccaaaatcacatatatactgtccCTTTCCCCTATGTCTTTAGAGCAGTCTCTCAGAACTATCTGAGGTGCAGtatcccaggctgcagtccccaatactgccccaaataaaactcaagTTGCAGCCCTcacgttgtgcattttttttacaGTCAGCAGtggagtggatgaatgaatgcatggaGACTGGGAGCAGTCAAGTATCTCTCACCTGAGGCCATATAACCTGTGGGTCTCAGGGTAGGGAGTCTTCCTGTCTGACTCACATTCTCCCCTGCTCTGATGGGTACCCCAGTCAGAACTGGAGCCCTGCTGCCCCTTGACAGGCTGGCCAGAGCCTCGGGTATTCTCTGTGCCCGTGCTTTAgctcagggagagaaggggaagctGGGGGCCAGGAGATGCCCCGCCCCGAGGAGGCCTCTTAAAACTCAGTCAGGCCACTTTTTTCCACCCAGCCCTCCCTATTCCAAGTTTCCTGTTCTTTTGCAAATTGAAAGTATTTTGTAACCTTGTTCAAAGTATTGTTGCCTAGCAACTTGCATGACTCACTTGAGCGTCTCTCCCTAGGCTCGGGAAGCCAAGGGCATGTCTTTGGCAGGGGCTGGGTTTGGCTGCTCCTAAATGGACAGACTCTTCCATCACTTTAGTCTTGGCCTAAAAACTGACTCGTCCACAGAAGAGACAGAACTGCTTGTCAGCATAATAACAGTTTTGAAAGACCTGCATTCTTTAAACAGTCTCACAGAAAAGTGTTCGGACCATAACTGTGACAAAAATAGACTCGGGCTCATGAGAGTTGAGCAGCCAGCTTAACGGGAAGTTTAGTGGACTGTTTGCTCTGAATTCTCTGCCCACAGAGGAGCTAGAATACGTGAGACCTTAGAGCGATCCCTGGGACAGAAGAAGGGCTCCAGCTTAGCCCTAGCTTTCCTCCTGTGTTGTCCACGGTACCCACAGTCTGTCTTCTGTTCTCAGTTGATGTGCtatttatttacaataaaatCACAAGTCCCACTGTGTTCTTAgcctttaaaaaagataattagaAAGCAAGTTTTCTTTCAAAccaattttttcaaatatatacgaTAAAAATAATCTATGGATTACCTGCTGTGGAAATTGTTTGCATGCTAATAgccacatacatttttaaaaagtaattttcaacTGTACAAGTGATCCCTCCATGAATAATTTCCTCTTGTTGAAAAATTATGGATAAGGCTCAGGTCTTCTTCAGCCCCCATTCCTCTCTGGCTCCTCATGTTTTCAGTTTGGGGTTTATCTTCATAGaccttttcatttcattctcacttCACTACAGTCAATATTTATGACTTGCCTGCTGACTGCCAGACCAGGAAATAAAGGCTAAAAAAGTGGCCCAGCACTCAGAAAGCCTACTGTccgagaagagagagagagaaattctcaAATAACAGTAATAAGGGGTGAGAATACAACAGATGGTAAGGAAAGCCACAGAAAGGAGGTGACTTTAGTATCAGCGTGGATGCTCTCGACTTCGGCAGAAATGAAGTGAGATGGAAGGGCATTCTAGTAACAGGGAATAGTCTGGGCTAAGATATGGACATGGGACACTGGGCACTTTGAGTTCTAGGTCAGATCTGGCTGAAATGTATGATTTGGCATAGAAGTGTTTGGATATAAGAATTTCAGTAATATTACAGTTGTCTGTATTAGATGAGTGTAtttaaatggcagcccactccagtattcttgcctggaaaatcccatggatggaggagcctggtggtttacagtccatggggtcgcaaagagtcaggcacgactaagaacttcactcactcactcattttcCTTAGTAAATGTTCTTATTTGTGAGATTTCTGTTTCCAGAGCCAGAGAATGTCCTTGGAGCAGTCTGGGCTGGAGCAGGTCTGGCTGGTCCAGTGCCATCTATCCAGGACACGGCAGTTTCCCTTTTTAAGTATTTGCATGCATTTATGACATCTTCTCAAAGCAGATGCACTGAAGCAGGAAGAGTGGAGAAGGTGGCAGTGTCAGTTGGGGGGGTCCTCCCTCAGTGCCTCCAGATTCTTGCCCACATGGGGGGTGATCATATAATTTATTCTCTAACCCAGGACACTGTTGAAAGTGCTCTTTTTAAGAAGACCGGGACAGCAGGTGTCAACTTCAACTGTCCTGAGAAAACCCAGATGTATGTTTACCTTTGCCATGTGGCAGTTTGGGCTCCCAAGTCTGCCAGATCTGTAGATTTTTCAAGAAGAACCAAAAATTTGATTTTCTATGTGAAAGCCCCTCATTTTAGATAGCTTCTGTTTTTTAGGAAAACACTGTCTGGGCTAAACTAGCAGTCCCAGTTTATATACTCAGCTTTAGGATATATAACTAAAATTATGGACGTTTGAATTTTTGTAAAAGATTCCCCACTCCTGAACGTGCTGTGCATGTTTTATTAGCTATTATGGCATAACAGATTTCCCCGACTCCATCTATCATTGCTCACCAGTCTGTAGGGCAACTAGGCAGTTCATTTGGTCTTGCTGGACTGAGTGCATGCATTTATGGTAAGCAGCTACATGGGTAGTTAGCTCTGCTAGTCTCACCTGGGCTGTCTCAAGTGCTTGGGATTTGGTTGGTTACTGGTTGGCCTAGGATGGCCTAAGATGGAACAGCTGGGCTTCCCTCGACATGGGTTCTCATCTGGCCCACGCTTGTTTACATGGTGGTGGTAGGCAGAAAAGGAAGATTCAGACCATGCCTCTTGAGCATGGAACTCACACACCATCACTCCGGCCACATTCTGCATGGACCAAAGCAGGTCAGAAGGCCATCCCTGCTCCAAGGCCTGGGCACCCAGACTCCAGCCCTGATGGGGAGAACTGCCAGGCTACCTTGGAAAGGGCATGAGTATAGGGAGGGGGTAAAGAATTGAGGATGTTGTTGCAATCCATCTACCACAATTACTATTCTCATGTTTAAGAAGAACGTGCTTTAATAATAGGACAGATAAACATATCTTCTTTCCCCCCAGATAAACGAATCCAGCTGTACATGAAAAGCCTGCTTTGTCTGCCCAGCCCTCCCAGAGGCATGCCTCCCGTGCCAGGAGGCCTTGCTGTCGTTCAGCAAGAGCTGGAGTCGCTAGGCTCGCAATACGCAAACATTGTGAATCTCAACAAACAAGTGTACGGACCATTTTATGCAAACATACTCCGAAAGCTGCTGTTCGGTGAGGAAGCCACAGAGAAGGCAGAAGCTTCTTCATCTACTAACTAAAGAGGAAATGACATTGGATAAGAGATTGGAAGCCCAGCACTTAGGTACCCAGTCTGTTTCCACCAGCGGCATTACAGATGGGCACATCCTCGATCCTGTGTGAGGCAGTGTTA is a window of Muntiacus reevesi chromosome 1, mMunRee1.1, whole genome shotgun sequence DNA encoding:
- the TCP11L2 gene encoding T-complex protein 11-like protein 2 isoform X2 translates to MAAARNLSNMTLAHEIAVNENFQLKQDALPESSLAGQVRHIVHQAFWDVLESELNAEPPEYEHAIKLFEEIREILLSFLTPGGNRLRNQICEVLDTDLIRQQAEHSAVNIQGLANYVISTMGKLCAPVRDDDIRELKATSNIVEVLRQIFHVLDLMKMDMVNFTIRSLRPHLQRQLIDYERTKFQEILEETPSALDQTTEWIKESVHEELLSLSEATLTPGAENNSKPSLSPTLVLNNSYLKLLQWDYQKKELPETLMTDGARLQELTEKLNQLKMIACLTLITNNMVGALTEGLPELAVRLKRISAVLLEGMNKETFNLKEVLNSIGIQTCVEVNKTLMERGLPALNAEVQANLVGQFSSIEEEDNPIWSLIDKRIQLYMKSLLCLPSPPRGMPPVPGGLAVVQQELESLGSQYANIVNLNKQVYGPFYANILRKLLFGEEATEKAEASSSTN
- the TCP11L2 gene encoding T-complex protein 11-like protein 2 isoform X1, whose protein sequence is MPFSGEKQCVGEDQPSDSDSSRFSESMASLSDYECSRQSFTSDSSSKSSSPASTSPPRVVTFDEVMAAARNLSNMTLAHEIAVNENFQLKQDALPESSLAGQVRHIVHQAFWDVLESELNAEPPEYEHAIKLFEEIREILLSFLTPGGNRLRNQICEVLDTDLIRQQAEHSAVNIQGLANYVISTMGKLCAPVRDDDIRELKATSNIVEVLRQIFHVLDLMKMDMVNFTIRSLRPHLQRQLIDYERTKFQEILEETPSALDQTTEWIKESVHEELLSLSEATLTPGAENNSKPSLSPTLVLNNSYLKLLQWDYQKKELPETLMTDGARLQELTEKLNQLKMIACLTLITNNMVGALTEGLPELAVRLKRISAVLLEGMNKETFNLKEVLNSIGIQTCVEVNKTLMERGLPALNAEVQANLVGQFSSIEEEDNPIWSLIDKRIQLYMKSLLCLPSPPRGMPPVPGGLAVVQQELESLGSQYANIVNLNKQVYGPFYANILRKLLFGEEATEKAEASSSTN